In Streptomyces capitiformicae, one genomic interval encodes:
- a CDS encoding aminotransferase class IV has protein sequence MKIWLDGGLQDIDSARVSVLDHGLTVGDGVFETAKAVDGRAFALTRHLDRLARSARGLGLPEPDLDEVRRACAAVLDANPMALGRLRITYTGGLSPLGSDRGDHGPTLVVALGATKRRADSTAVITVPWTRNERGALTGLKTTSYAENVVALARAHEQGATEALFANTVGQLCEGTGSNVFVVLDGEIHTPPVASGCLAGITRALVVEWTGARETDLPLDVLERADEVFLTSSLRDVQAVHRVDARELGGTPGPVTAKAMRVFDERSGNDLDP, from the coding sequence GTGAAGATATGGCTCGACGGCGGGTTGCAGGACATCGACTCCGCCCGTGTCTCCGTCCTCGACCACGGACTGACCGTGGGCGACGGAGTCTTCGAGACCGCCAAAGCGGTCGACGGGCGCGCGTTCGCCCTGACCCGCCACCTCGACCGGCTCGCCCGCTCGGCGCGCGGTCTCGGACTGCCCGAGCCCGATCTCGACGAGGTGCGCCGTGCCTGCGCCGCCGTTCTGGACGCCAACCCGATGGCGCTCGGCCGCCTGCGCATCACGTACACCGGCGGCCTCTCCCCGCTCGGCTCCGACCGGGGCGACCACGGTCCGACCCTTGTCGTCGCCCTCGGCGCGACCAAGCGGCGCGCGGACTCCACCGCCGTGATCACCGTCCCCTGGACCCGCAACGAGCGCGGCGCCCTCACCGGCCTGAAGACCACCTCGTACGCGGAGAACGTCGTCGCCCTCGCCCGCGCCCACGAACAGGGCGCGACCGAGGCCCTCTTCGCCAACACGGTGGGCCAACTGTGCGAGGGCACGGGCTCCAACGTCTTCGTCGTCCTCGACGGCGAGATACACACCCCGCCGGTCGCCTCCGGCTGTCTCGCGGGCATCACCCGCGCGCTCGTCGTCGAGTGGACGGGCGCCCGGGAGACCGACCTGCCGCTGGACGTCCTGGAACGCGCCGACGAGGTCTTCCTCACGTCGAGCCTGCGTGACGTGCAGGCCGTGCACCGGGTCGACGCCCGCGAACTCGGGGGTACGCCGGGCCCCGTCACGGCGAAGGCGATGCGGGTGTTCGACGAGCGGTCCGGGAACGACCTGGATCCGTAA
- a CDS encoding chorismate-binding protein yields MLDLPPLARFGDLVATGLTDVTSDPAALDSSGFWAVRADYEGGLVCARFADVRREPAPAPVPGEWRGPAADDWTSSLDRAAYTAGVRRIREYIATGEVYQANLCRVLSAPVAPDADVDALTALLARGNPAPYAGTIRLPGHGVEIATASPELFLRRAGRVVESGPIKGTGRTEADLLEKDYAENVMIVDLVRNDIGQVCATGSVTVPDLCVVEKHPGLVHLVSTVRGELREDAGWPELLTAAFPPGSVTGAPKSSALRIIDELETAPRGPYCGGIGWVDADRGTGELAVGIRTFWIDRAAGELRFGTGAGITWGSDPEAEWRETELKAARLLAVASGTYEATGRTPK; encoded by the coding sequence GTGCTCGACCTCCCTCCTCTCGCCCGCTTCGGCGACCTCGTCGCCACCGGTCTCACCGATGTGACCAGCGATCCCGCCGCCCTGGACTCGTCGGGCTTCTGGGCCGTCCGCGCCGACTACGAGGGCGGTCTGGTGTGCGCGCGCTTCGCTGACGTACGCCGCGAGCCGGCGCCCGCTCCGGTGCCGGGGGAGTGGCGTGGGCCGGCCGCCGACGACTGGACGTCGTCCCTCGACCGCGCCGCGTACACCGCGGGCGTACGCCGAATCCGCGAGTACATCGCCACCGGCGAGGTCTACCAGGCGAACCTCTGCCGGGTGCTGTCCGCGCCCGTCGCACCGGACGCCGACGTGGACGCGCTGACCGCGCTGCTGGCGCGCGGCAACCCGGCACCGTACGCAGGAACGATTCGCCTGCCGGGGCACGGCGTGGAGATCGCGACCGCGTCGCCCGAACTCTTCCTTCGCCGCGCCGGCCGGGTCGTCGAGTCCGGCCCGATCAAGGGCACCGGACGCACCGAGGCAGACCTCCTGGAGAAGGACTACGCCGAGAACGTGATGATCGTCGACCTGGTCCGCAACGACATCGGCCAGGTCTGCGCCACCGGCTCCGTGACCGTGCCCGACCTGTGCGTCGTCGAGAAGCACCCGGGGCTGGTCCACCTCGTCTCCACCGTGCGCGGCGAACTGCGCGAGGACGCGGGCTGGCCGGAGCTGCTCACCGCCGCCTTCCCGCCCGGTTCCGTCACCGGTGCCCCCAAGTCCAGCGCCCTGCGGATCATCGACGAACTGGAGACCGCGCCGCGCGGCCCGTACTGCGGGGGCATCGGCTGGGTCGACGCCGACCGGGGCACCGGAGAGCTGGCCGTCGGCATCCGTACCTTCTGGATCGACCGGGCCGCGGGCGAGCTTCGCTTCGGTACGGGGGCGGGCATCACCTGGGGGTCGGACCCCGAGGCGGAGTGGCGGGAGACCGAGCTGAAGGCCGCCAGACTGCTCGCGGTAGCGTCGGGAACGTACGAGGCGACTGGGAGGACCCCCAAGTGA
- a CDS encoding TIGR02611 family protein codes for MGTRSDGTGEVAVAADGAKSETNVTNSEAEVAESEAPLGSRAPEFVKARRMLHLSWQVAVFIIGLAVVVAGVIMLPLPGPGWVVIFGGMAIWATEFVWAQLVLRWTKRKVTEATQRALDPKVRRRNIILTSIGLVIVTVLVGIYVWKFGFEMPWNIKDQ; via the coding sequence ATGGGCACGCGGAGTGACGGAACGGGGGAGGTCGCCGTGGCGGCCGACGGAGCGAAGAGCGAGACCAACGTAACGAACAGTGAGGCCGAGGTGGCGGAGAGTGAAGCGCCGCTCGGGTCTCGTGCGCCGGAATTCGTCAAGGCGCGCCGGATGCTGCACCTGAGCTGGCAGGTGGCCGTTTTCATCATCGGGCTCGCGGTGGTCGTCGCGGGCGTGATCATGTTGCCGCTGCCCGGGCCCGGCTGGGTCGTGATCTTCGGTGGCATGGCGATCTGGGCGACCGAATTCGTCTGGGCCCAGCTGGTGCTCCGCTGGACCAAGCGGAAGGTCACCGAAGCCACCCAGCGTGCCCTCGACCCGAAGGTCCGGCGCCGCAACATCATTCTGACGTCGATCGGCTTGGTGATCGTGACCGTCCTCGTCGGCATCTATGTCTGGAAGTTCGGCTTCGAGATGCCCTGGAACATCAAGGACCAGTGA
- a CDS encoding CGNR zinc finger domain-containing protein, whose translation MLITHDTRCALDTVVDLVNTAPENDTAPDGLTDVASLDDFVRNHEVSDVGALSEFDLAAVRKVRGRFAEVFAAPDPGSAAAVINDLIAAAGTTPRLTNHDGYDWHVHYFAPGASVADHLAADCGMALAFFVVAGEQERLRRCEAPDCRRAFVDLSRNRSRRYCDSRTCGNRLHVAAYRARRKEAAG comes from the coding sequence GTGCTGATCACCCACGACACCCGGTGTGCCCTCGACACCGTGGTGGATCTGGTGAACACCGCGCCGGAGAACGACACGGCGCCGGACGGGCTCACGGATGTCGCGTCGCTCGACGACTTCGTACGAAACCACGAGGTCAGCGATGTCGGTGCGCTGTCGGAGTTCGATCTCGCGGCCGTGCGCAAGGTCCGCGGGCGGTTCGCCGAGGTCTTCGCGGCCCCCGACCCGGGCTCGGCCGCCGCGGTCATCAACGACCTGATCGCCGCCGCGGGCACCACGCCCCGGCTCACGAACCACGACGGCTACGACTGGCATGTGCACTACTTCGCGCCCGGCGCGTCCGTCGCCGACCATCTCGCGGCCGACTGCGGCATGGCGCTCGCCTTCTTCGTCGTCGCCGGGGAACAGGAGCGGCTGCGCCGCTGCGAGGCGCCCGACTGCCGACGTGCCTTCGTCGACCTCTCCCGCAACCGCTCGCGCCGCTACTGCGACAGCCGCACCTGCGGAAACCGCCTGCACGTTGCCGCCTACCGGGCACGCCGCAAGGAGGCGGCCGGCTGA
- a CDS encoding DsbA family protein encodes MSDSSPVPPAVVLDVWCELQCPDCRSALDDIRALRARYGDRLDVRLRHFPLEKHKHAFAAAQAAEEATEQGMAWPYIEAVLGRVEELDRAGEPFLVEVARELGLDAEEFDTALIDGRHILIVDADQAEGKAIGVTGTPTYVIGGEHLDGGKSQAGLRERVEEIADRLLAEGA; translated from the coding sequence ATGAGCGACTCCTCCCCCGTACCGCCCGCCGTCGTCCTGGACGTCTGGTGCGAACTCCAGTGTCCCGACTGCCGCAGCGCCCTCGACGACATCCGCGCACTGCGGGCCCGCTACGGCGACCGGCTCGACGTACGGCTGCGGCACTTCCCGCTGGAGAAGCACAAGCACGCCTTCGCCGCCGCGCAGGCCGCCGAGGAGGCGACGGAACAGGGCATGGCGTGGCCGTACATCGAGGCCGTACTCGGCCGGGTGGAGGAGCTGGACCGGGCGGGCGAGCCGTTCCTGGTCGAGGTGGCGCGTGAACTGGGCCTGGACGCCGAGGAGTTCGACACCGCCCTGATCGACGGCCGGCACATCCTGATCGTCGACGCCGACCAGGCGGAGGGCAAGGCGATCGGCGTGACCGGCACCCCCACGTACGTCATCGGCGGCGAGCACCTCGACGGCGGCAAGAGCCAGGCCGGACTGCGCGAGCGCGTCGAGGAGATCGCCGACCGTCTGCTGGCCGAGGGCGCCTGA
- a CDS encoding carbohydrate ABC transporter permease — MGTTVTHAPAAEGLSKDKRSESRHGPVNSSRPAALKRRGRRENLAGYLFMSPWIAGFLLLTAGPMVASLYYAFTDYNLYDAPKWIGLDNFSEMFADPRWRHSVQVTLWYVVIGTPLKLLAALGVALLLAQKRRGQAFYRAAFYAPSLIGASVSIAIVWKAIFSDDAIVDRTQQLFGVDVGGWSGDPDMIIYSLVALTVWQFGAPMVIFLAGLKQVPRELYEAAEVDGAGKWRRFWNITLPMISPVLFFNVLLETIHSFQIFSSAYIVGGGAGGNACGPADGSMVYTCYLYVQGFENSRMGLASAMAWLLLIAVALVTAVLFWSQKRWVHYEEGA; from the coding sequence ATGGGAACCACCGTGACACACGCCCCCGCCGCGGAGGGCCTGTCCAAGGACAAGCGCTCCGAGTCGCGGCACGGTCCGGTGAACTCCTCGCGCCCCGCCGCTCTCAAGCGGCGGGGCCGTCGGGAGAACCTGGCCGGCTATCTCTTCATGTCCCCGTGGATCGCCGGATTCCTGCTGCTGACAGCGGGGCCGATGGTCGCCTCGCTCTACTACGCCTTCACCGACTACAACCTGTACGACGCGCCCAAGTGGATCGGCCTCGACAACTTCTCCGAGATGTTCGCCGATCCGCGCTGGCGCCACTCCGTACAGGTGACGTTGTGGTACGTCGTGATCGGTACGCCGCTCAAGCTGCTCGCCGCCCTCGGGGTGGCGCTGCTGCTGGCCCAGAAGCGGCGCGGGCAGGCCTTCTACCGGGCCGCCTTCTACGCGCCGTCGTTGATCGGAGCGAGCGTCTCCATCGCGATCGTGTGGAAGGCGATCTTCTCGGACGACGCCATCGTCGACAGGACACAGCAGCTCTTCGGGGTCGACGTCGGTGGTTGGAGCGGCGACCCCGACATGATCATCTACAGCCTGGTGGCGCTGACCGTCTGGCAGTTCGGCGCCCCCATGGTCATCTTCCTCGCCGGTCTCAAGCAGGTCCCGCGTGAGCTGTACGAGGCGGCCGAGGTCGACGGGGCGGGCAAGTGGCGGCGGTTCTGGAACATCACCCTGCCGATGATTTCCCCAGTTCTCTTCTTCAACGTTCTGCTGGAGACCATCCACTCCTTCCAGATCTTCAGCTCGGCGTACATCGTCGGCGGCGGCGCCGGAGGCAACGCCTGTGGTCCGGCGGACGGTTCGATGGTCTACACCTGCTATCTCTACGTCCAGGGCTTCGAGAACAGCCGCATGGGTCTTGCCTCCGCGATGGCCTGGCTGTTGCTGATCGCGGTTGCCCTGGTGACGGCGGTGCTGTTCTGGTCCCAGAAACGCTGGGTGCACTACGAGGAGGGTGCCTGA
- a CDS encoding ABC transporter substrate-binding protein translates to MQRDRNVERRAILKVAGASLAVAGLGATATACGGDSGSGDGTVTIRYSWWGAEDRAERIKKSIALFEKKYPKIKVKTDFQPYTDFWKKFNTQASGGNPPDVFQNAVGFLRKYDARNVLLDLSAQVEAGNLSMDGFRAGLEKFGEIDGKLLGVPVGSNSMALVIDKHVYTKAGVKPEQGWTWDDYDAAMKKIRDKAGRAGDTGPYNVMYLYDLYLRQNGKAFFTEDGLGFAEADLKAWWAKAEKAVEEGLYADQKKVAQIKPKSAVSGEIAAGEFTWDNFTIRYTSEGKSEYGLAPIPTTDGKKTGQYLGSLMLSASKRTQHPKEVAQFINFMVHEPEVAEIMGYDRGVPATQAQYDAFKPTDPVNKAIAEYEQSLVDAGVLEPITPHPNGADVCEAAFLRIGEEVGLGKRPVDDAVKQFFTESKTALAT, encoded by the coding sequence ATGCAGCGAGACAGGAACGTTGAGAGGCGGGCGATCCTCAAGGTGGCCGGAGCCTCACTGGCCGTCGCGGGGCTGGGGGCGACGGCCACGGCCTGCGGTGGCGACAGCGGTTCGGGGGACGGGACGGTGACGATCCGTTACTCCTGGTGGGGTGCCGAGGACCGGGCGGAGCGCATCAAGAAGAGCATCGCGCTTTTTGAGAAGAAGTATCCGAAGATCAAGGTGAAGACGGACTTCCAGCCCTACACCGACTTCTGGAAGAAGTTCAACACTCAGGCCTCCGGTGGAAATCCGCCGGATGTCTTCCAGAATGCCGTCGGATTCCTGCGCAAATACGATGCGAGGAATGTGCTGCTCGATCTCAGCGCACAGGTCGAGGCGGGCAATCTCTCGATGGACGGCTTCAGAGCGGGCCTCGAGAAGTTCGGCGAGATCGACGGCAAACTCCTCGGCGTTCCGGTCGGCTCCAACTCCATGGCCCTGGTGATCGACAAGCACGTCTACACCAAGGCCGGCGTCAAGCCGGAGCAGGGCTGGACCTGGGACGACTACGACGCGGCGATGAAGAAGATCCGCGACAAGGCGGGACGCGCCGGCGACACCGGCCCGTACAACGTCATGTACCTCTACGACCTCTACCTCCGCCAGAACGGCAAGGCGTTCTTCACCGAGGACGGGCTCGGCTTCGCCGAGGCGGACCTGAAGGCCTGGTGGGCGAAGGCCGAGAAGGCGGTCGAGGAGGGCCTCTACGCGGACCAGAAGAAGGTCGCCCAGATCAAGCCCAAGTCGGCGGTCTCCGGGGAAATCGCCGCAGGCGAGTTCACCTGGGACAACTTCACCATCCGCTACACCTCCGAGGGCAAGAGCGAGTACGGCCTGGCTCCCATCCCGACGACAGACGGTAAGAAGACCGGCCAGTACCTCGGCTCCCTCATGCTCAGCGCGTCCAAGCGCACCCAGCACCCCAAGGAAGTCGCCCAGTTCATCAACTTCATGGTGCACGAGCCCGAGGTCGCCGAGATCATGGGCTACGACCGCGGTGTTCCCGCGACGCAGGCCCAGTACGACGCGTTCAAGCCGACCGATCCGGTCAACAAGGCGATCGCCGAGTACGAGCAGTCCCTCGTCGACGCGGGTGTTCTGGAGCCCATCACCCCGCACCCGAACGGCGCGGACGTCTGTGAGGCCGCCTTCCTGCGTATCGGTGAGGAAGTGGGTCTGGGCAAGCGCCCGGTGGACGACGCCGTCAAGCAGTTCTTCACCGAGTCGAAGACGGCTCTCGCCACCTGA
- a CDS encoding carbohydrate ABC transporter permease, with product MSAQVTEIAPPPSAKAGALRRKLPGSLAWHIGSLLILAVILYPVIWVVGGSFKKSEDIVGSLDLFPGDPIISNYKGLSDGIADIPISTFFLNSLTLAVGSVIGILVSCSLTAYAFAKIRFAGRNLLFTLMIGTLLLPYHVLLIPQYVLFRNMDAIDTYTPLLLPKYLATEAFFVFLMVQFMRNLPKELDEAARLDGCGHFRIYWSIVLPLCRPALITSAIFTFINAWNDFMGPLIYVNTPDKYTVSLGLKMFVDQDAVANYGGMIAMSLVALLPVLAFFLAFQRYLIDGMATSGLKG from the coding sequence ATGAGCGCACAGGTCACCGAGATCGCCCCGCCTCCGTCCGCGAAGGCCGGTGCTCTCCGGCGAAAACTGCCAGGTTCCCTCGCCTGGCACATCGGCTCCCTGTTGATCCTCGCAGTGATCCTCTACCCGGTGATCTGGGTTGTCGGCGGCTCGTTCAAGAAGAGCGAGGACATCGTCGGCAGCCTGGACCTCTTCCCGGGCGACCCGATCATCTCGAACTACAAGGGACTCTCCGACGGCATCGCCGATATCCCGATCTCCACCTTCTTCCTCAACTCGCTCACGCTCGCCGTCGGTTCGGTGATCGGGATCCTGGTCTCCTGCTCGCTGACCGCGTACGCCTTCGCGAAGATCAGGTTCGCGGGCCGCAACCTGCTCTTCACCCTGATGATCGGCACCCTCCTGTTGCCATACCACGTGCTGCTGATCCCGCAGTACGTGCTGTTCCGCAACATGGACGCGATCGACACCTACACCCCACTCCTGCTCCCGAAATACCTGGCCACGGAGGCGTTCTTCGTCTTCCTGATGGTGCAGTTCATGCGGAACCTGCCCAAGGAACTCGACGAGGCGGCCCGGCTCGACGGCTGCGGCCACTTCCGGATCTACTGGTCGATTGTGCTGCCGTTGTGCCGGCCCGCGCTCATCACCAGCGCGATCTTCACCTTCATCAACGCCTGGAACGACTTCATGGGCCCGCTGATCTATGTGAATACGCCCGACAAGTACACGGTCTCGCTCGGCCTGAAGATGTTCGTGGACCAGGACGCCGTGGCCAACTACGGCGGAATGATCGCGATGTCGCTGGTGGCTCTGCTGCCGGTGCTGGCCTTCTTCCTGGCCTTCCAGCGGTATCTGATCGACGGTATGGCCACGTCGGGCCTGAAGGGCTGA
- a CDS encoding SsgA family sporulation/cell division regulator: MNTTVSCELHLRLVVSSESSLPVPAGLRYDTADPYAVHATFHTGAEETVEWVFARDLLAEGLHRPTGTGDVRVWPSRSHGQGVVCIALSSPEGEALLEAPARALESFLKRTDAAVPPGTEHRHFDLDQELSHILAES, from the coding sequence ATGAACACCACGGTCAGCTGCGAGCTGCACCTGCGCCTCGTTGTGTCGAGCGAGTCCTCACTGCCTGTACCCGCGGGACTGCGGTATGACACGGCCGATCCCTACGCCGTGCACGCCACCTTCCACACCGGAGCGGAGGAAACGGTCGAGTGGGTGTTCGCCCGTGACCTCCTGGCCGAGGGCCTGCACCGGCCCACCGGCACCGGCGACGTCCGTGTCTGGCCGTCGCGCAGCCATGGCCAGGGCGTCGTGTGCATCGCCCTGAGCTCTCCGGAGGGCGAAGCCCTGCTCGAGGCCCCGGCGCGGGCCCTGGAGTCCTTCCTGAAGCGCACAGACGCCGCCGTGCCGCCCGGCACGGAGCACCGGCACTTCGACCTCGATCAGGAGCTCTCGCACATCCTGGCGGAAAGCTAG
- a CDS encoding GNAT family N-acetyltransferase, with translation MTTTLRPSEPLQHAADGTRSRRYQVCVNSRPVGAIHLGTHPVFGDSVARLLDLRIEEPDRRRGRGTVAALAAEEVARGWGCRRIETSVPADAQAALRLTEVLGYVLRNRGMSKSLTGVPPELPEGSRGRPMTEAEFGPWEEASREGYAQDWIARGVPEAQAYAKAERDHERLLPQGSATENMLFSVLEHEGTRVGALWVALADDTAFVYDVEVDAAHRGRGHGRSLMLLAEAQAVEAGKSAIALNVFAGNFRAECLYESLGYRTTAYHLSKQLI, from the coding sequence ATGACCACGACCCTGCGGCCCAGCGAGCCGCTTCAGCACGCCGCCGACGGGACGCGTTCGCGCCGCTATCAGGTGTGCGTGAACAGCCGTCCCGTCGGCGCGATACACCTCGGTACGCACCCCGTCTTCGGGGATTCGGTGGCCCGGCTCCTGGATCTGCGGATCGAGGAACCGGACCGGCGGCGAGGGCGGGGCACCGTGGCCGCACTCGCCGCCGAGGAGGTGGCGCGCGGCTGGGGCTGCCGGCGGATCGAGACGTCCGTCCCGGCCGACGCCCAGGCCGCCCTGCGACTGACCGAGGTGCTCGGTTACGTCCTGCGCAATCGCGGCATGAGCAAGTCCCTGACCGGCGTCCCACCCGAACTGCCCGAAGGCAGCAGGGGGCGGCCCATGACAGAGGCGGAGTTCGGGCCGTGGGAGGAGGCGAGCAGGGAGGGCTACGCACAGGACTGGATCGCGCGCGGAGTGCCCGAGGCCCAGGCGTACGCCAAGGCCGAGCGCGACCACGAGAGACTGCTGCCGCAGGGGTCCGCCACCGAGAACATGCTGTTCAGCGTGTTGGAACACGAGGGAACCCGGGTCGGCGCCCTGTGGGTGGCCCTGGCCGACGACACCGCCTTCGTGTACGACGTGGAGGTGGACGCCGCGCACCGGGGCCGCGGTCACGGTCGTTCGCTCATGCTGCTGGCCGAGGCCCAGGCCGTGGAGGCCGGCAAGTCCGCCATCGCCCTCAACGTCTTCGCGGGAAACTTCCGGGCCGAGTGCCTCTATGAGTCCCTCGGCTACCGGACGACCGCCTATCACCTGTCCAAGCAACTGATCTGA